One genomic region from Anguilla rostrata isolate EN2019 chromosome 2, ASM1855537v3, whole genome shotgun sequence encodes:
- the aars2 gene encoding alanine--tRNA ligase, mitochondrial — protein MAAYMRIPKTCQALLNAKYFSSVIGLRARLAFTSTARHAEFTSKRVRSMFTEFFRDRHRHKLVQSSPVRPRGDPSLLFVNAGMNQFKPIFLGAVDPRSEMAHYRRVVNSQKCVRAGGKHNDLDDVGRDVYHHTFFEMLGNWSFGDYFKEEACSMAWELLTEVYGIPPDRLYVSYFGGDAALGLAADEETREIWLSLGVPPSSVLPFGMRENFWEMGETGPCGPCTEIHYDHVGGRNAASLVNQDSPEVVEIWNLVFMQYTREVDGSLRPLPQLSVDTGMGLERLVTVLQGQRSNYDTDLFTPLLSAIHQSSRCPEYRGRRTSPEQARMTELVDTSGGTSSPRMTPHLDTLFRLHRPESAKCVCVCVCVCVFCRLVLRRILRRAVRYSTEVLLAPPGTLASLVPTVAQILGEAYPELYRETVRIMDIINDNEAQFLSSLKQGRGVIDRTLQKMGGAQLFPGSVAWSLHRNLGFPLDLIGLMLEERGVTMDTEAVDRLAAEEEKLKTHTEGPNRESCTELDLHSLSALQGAGIPHTDDSPKYRYSLDQDGRYVFPSCWSTVRALYSSQSLVSEVREGQRCGVVLDQTCFYAEQGGQTHDQGYFIRDGLQDVLFAVEAVQQVGGYVVHQVTAGDALRTGDRVQLFVDTAHRLACMVKHTATHVLNFSLRQLLGEGVEQRGSHVTPDRLRFDFSVRGSLNVQQLQEVEQKVQEVIAQNEDVYVQELPLALAKHIPGLRTVDEVYPDPVRVVSVGIPVPDLTNSSTDRPTSVELCCGTHLLRTGEIHDFVIVAERQLVKGVSRVVAVTGEEARKAREAGHTLVQEVESLSARLPSAGSALCTAHRLSKEVGQLTDVVENVLMPQWQRKELHHRLKAMQRSTNTAIRKLETSEAAGKAHVLLEKHGSKAVVVDTVEADSISVVMKVVNQYSDRAPGTKVMLLSHLQSGRVLCACQVPKGCSALSASDWALAVCSHLGGNAGGSSTVAKGTGNTQDITEALRWAEEFACTKSQH, from the exons ATGGCTGCGTACATGAGGATTCCCAAAACATGCCAAGCTCTTTTAAACGCGAAATATTTCAGCTCAGTGATAGGCTTAAGGGCGCGCTTAGCCTTTACTTCTACGGCGAGACATGCCGAATTCACGTCAAAAAGAGTACGAAGTATGTTTACTGAATTCTTCAGAGATCGGCACCGACACAAGCTTGTGCAGTCCTCTCCAGTGCGACCGCGAGGGGACCCAAGCCTCTTGTTCGTCAATGCAGGCATGAACCAG TTCAAGCCCATCTTCCTGGGCGCGGTGGACCCTCGCAGCGAGATGGCGCATTACCGGCGGGTGGTGAACAGTCAGAAATGCGTCCGCGCCGGCGGCAAGCACAACGACCTGGACGACGTGGGCCGGGATGTCTACCATCACACCTTCTTCGAGATGCTGGGAAACTGGTCCTTCGGAGACTACTTcaag GAAGAGGCCTGCTCCATGGCCTGGGAGCTGCTGACGGAGGTGTACGGGATCCCGCCGGATCGGCTGTACGTGTCGTACTTTGGCGGGGACGCCGCTCTGGGGCTGGCGGCTGACGAGGAAACGCGGGAAATCTGGCTGAGCCTGGG GGTCCCACCAAGTAGCGTCCTGCCGTTTGGGATGAGGGAGAATTTTTGGGAGATGGGGGAGACGGGGCCCTGCGGTCCGTGCACGGAGATCCACTACGATCATGTAGGGGGGCGGAACGCGGCCAGCCTGGTGAACCAGGACAGCCCGGAGGTGGTTGAGATCTGGAACCTGGTCTTCATGCAGTACACCAG GGAGGTGGACGGCAGCCtgcggcccctcccccagctcagTGTGGATACCGGGATGGGCCTGGAGCGGCTGGTCACCGTCCTGCAGGGCCAGCGCTCCAACTACGACACCGACCTGTTCACCCCTCTGCTGTCTGCCATTCACCAG agctccAGGTGTCCGGAGTACCGCGGCCGAAGGACGTCCCCGGAACAGGCCCGCATGACGGAATTGGTGGACACGTCCGGCGGTACCAGCAGTCCTCGCATGACTCCACATCTCGACACCCTGTTCCGTCTCCATCGACCC GAATCagctaagtgtgtgtgtgtgtgcgtgtgtgtgtgtgtgttctgcaggctgGTGTTGAGGCGCATTCTACGGCGGGCGGTGCGTTACTCCACAGAGGTGCTGCTGGCCCCCCCGGGGACGCTGGCCAGCCTGGTCCCCACTGTGGCCCAAATACTG GGTGAAGCCTATCCTGAACTGTACAGAGAAACTGTGAGG ATCATGGACATCATCAACGACAACGAAGCCCAGTTTCTCTCCTCCTTAAAGCAGGGGAGGGGTGTGATTGACAGAACCCTCCAGAAGATGGGCGGGGCCCAGCTGTTTCCAG GGTCTGTTGCCTGGTCACTGCATCGCAACCTTGGCTTTCCCTTGGACCTGATTGGCTTaatgctggaggagaggggcgtGACCATGGATACAGAGGCTGTGGATAGGCTAGcggcagaagaagaaaag TTGAAGACTCATACCGAGGGTCCTAACAGAGAGAGCTGTACTGAGCTGGATCTGCACAGTCTCTCAGCACTGCAGGGGGCGGGGATTCCCCACACTGACGATTCTCCAAAATACCGCTATTCCCTGGACCAGGATGGCCGATATG tgttccCGTCCTGCTGGTCCACGGTGCGAGCCCTGTACAGCTCACAGTCTCTGGTGTCGGAGGTGCGGGAGGGGCAGAGGTGTGGGGTGGTCCTGGATCAGACCTGCTTCTACGCTGAGCAGGGAGGCCAGACCCACGACCAGGGCTACTTCATCCGGGACGGGCTGCAG GACGTCCTGTTCGCAGTGGAGGCAGTGCAGCAGGTGGGCGGGTACGTGGTCCACCAGGTAACCGCCGGCGACGCCCTGCGGACTGGTGACAGGGTCCAGCTGTTTGTAGACACG gcacacagactggCCTGTATGGTGAAGCACACGGCGACACACGTCCTCAACTTCTCGCTCCGGCagctgctgggggagggggtggagcagAGGGGGTCTCACGTCACGCCCGACCGGCTGCGTTTCGACTTCAGCGTGAGG GGCTCTCTGAACGTCCAGCAGCTCCAGGAAGTCGAGCAGAAGGTGCAGGAAGTCATCGCGCAGAACGAGGATGTGTACGTCCAGGAGCTGCCGCTGGCCCTGGCCAAACACATACCCGGCCTGAGAACAGTGGATGAG GTGTACCCGGATCCAGTCAGGGTGGTGTCTGTGGGAATCCCTGTTCCTGACCTGACCAACTCTTCCACTGACCGGCCGACATCTGTGGAGCTTTGCTGTGGAAC acaCTTGCTGAGGACGGGGGAGATCCATGACTTTGTCATTGTGGCAGAGAGACAGCTGGTGAAGGGAGTGAGCCGGGTCGTGGCTGTCACTGGAGAGGAAGCTCGAAAG GCCCGTGAGGCGGGGCACACCCTGGTCCAGGAGGTGGAGTCTTTGTCGGCACGGCTACCGTCTGCAGGCTCCGCcctctgcactgcacacaggcTATCCAAAGAAGTGGGCCAGCTGACTGAT GTGGTGGAAAACGTGCTCATGCCACAGTGGCAGAGGAAAGAGCTCCATCATCGTCTGAAAGCGATGCAGAGATCCACCAACACTGCCATCAGGAAGCTGGAGACCAGCGAG GCCGCAGGGAAAGCCCACGTCCTGCTGGAGAAACACGGCAGTAAGGCTGTGGTTGTGGACACTGTGGAGGCAGATTCAATATCA GTGGTGATGAAGGTGGTGAATCAGTACAGTGATCGGGCCCCGGGGACCAAGGTCATGCTCCTGTCCCACCTGCAGTCCGGGAGGGTCCTGTGTGCCTGTCAGGTGCCCAAG ggctgcagtgctctctctgccAGTGACTGGGCCCTGGCCGTCTGCAGCCACCTGGGGGGCAACGCAGGGGGGTCCTCTACTGTTGCCAAGGGAACAGGAAACACGCAGGACATCACAGAGGCCCTCCGGTGGGCCGAGGAGTTTGCCTGCACCAAGTCCCAACACTGA
- the LOC135245495 gene encoding calpain-1 catalytic subunit-like, producing the protein MIPFGGISACIHTQRLKADGMGSKEQAVRFLNQDYEALKQECLDGGTLFEDPCFLAQPQSLGFKELAPHSSKTRGVKWVRPTELSKNPQFIVGGATRTDICQGALGDCWLLAAIASLTLNETVLHRVVPHGQSFQDDYAGIFHFQFWQFGEWVDVVIDDRLPVKDGELMFVHSAEGNEFWSALIEKAYAKLNGSYEALSGGSTTEGFEDFTGGVSEMFELRSAPKDLYRIISKALERGSLLGCSIDITSAFDMEAVTFKKLVKGHAYSVTGLKQVSFRGGMERLIRIRNPWGQVEWTGAWSDGSSEWDQIDPGDREDMNCRMEDGEFWMSFKEFTRQFSRLEICNLTADALSDDTLSFWHTIKFDGTWRRGSTAGGCRNHPNTFWINPQFKVTLLEEDDDPEDDEVACSFLVALMQKDRRRFRRQGQDMHTIGFAVYEVPDEFRGCQSVHLKKDFFLKHSSCARSETFINLREVSARLRLPPGEYIVVPSTFEPSKEADFVLRVFTEKQSETEELDDDVTADLEDQEEISEDDVDESFKVMFRQLAGEDMEISVFELRTILNRVVTKHKDLKTDGFSMESCRSMITLLDKDCSARLGIVEFQILWNKIRKWLGIFRQFDLDKSGAMSSYEMRLALESAGFKLNNKLIQVMVARYAENETIDFDNFVCCVVKLESMFRAFKELDKDGTGVAEMNITEWLYMTMCG; encoded by the exons ATGATTCCGTTTGGGGGCATCTCggcctgcatacacacgcagaGACTGAAAGCTGACGGGATGGGGTCCAAAGAGCAGGCGGTGAGGTTCCTCAACCAGGACTACGAGGCCCTCAAGCAGGAGTGCTTGGACGGGGGGACGCTCTTTGAGGACCCCTGCTTCCTCGCTCAGCCCCAGTCCCTCGGCTTCAAGGAGCTGGCCCCACACTCCTCCAAAACCCGGGGGGTGAAGTGGGTGCGACCCACG GAGTTGTCGAAGAACCCACAGTTTATCGTGGGTGGAGCTACGAGAACTGACATCTGCCAGGGGGCGTTAG GTGACTGCTGGCTCCTGGCAGCCATCGCCTCTCTCACCCTGAACGAGACAGTGCTCCACCGGGTGGTTCCTCACGGCCAGAGCTTCCAGGATGACTACGCCGGAATCTTCCACTTCCAG TTCTGGCAGTTCGGGGAGTGGGTGGACGTCGTCATTGACGACAGGCTTCCAGTGAAGGACGGAGAGCTGATGTTCGTTCACTCCGCCGAGGGGAATGAGTTCTGGAGCGCTCTGATCGAGAAGGCCTACGCCAA GCTGAACGGGTCGTACGAGGCCCTGTCTGGGGGCAGCACCACGGAAGGGTTTGAGGACTTCACGGGGGGCGTGTCGGAGATGTTCGAGCTGCGCAGCGCCCCCAAGGACCTGTACAGGATCATCAGCAAGGCCCTGGAGAGGGGCTCCCTGCTGGGCTGCTCCATCGAt ATCACCAGTGCCTTTGACATGGAAGCTGTCACCTTTAAGAAGCTGGTGAAAGGTCACGCCTACTCTGTCACTGGGCTGAAGCAG gTGAGCTTCAGGGGTGGAATGGAGAGGCTGATCCGGATCCGGAACCCCTGGGGGCAGGTGGAGTGGACCGGGGCCTGGAGTGACGG CTCCTCTGAGTGGGACCAGATCGACCCGGGGGACCGGGAGGACATGAACTGCCGCATGGAGGACGGGGAGTTCTG GATGTCCTTTAAGGAGTTCACGCGGCAGTTCTCGCGCTTGGAGATCTGCAACCTCACAGCCGACGCTCTCAGTGACGACACCCTCAGTTTCTGGCACACCATCAAGTTCGACGGCACCTGGAGGAGGGGCAGCACGGCGGGGGGGTGCAGGAACCACCCCA acACGTTCTGGATAAACCCGCAGTTTAAGGTcaccctgctggaggaggacgaCGACCCCGAGGACGACGAGGTGGCCTGCAGCTTCCTGGTGGCGCTCATGCAGAAGGACCGCCGCAGGTTCCGCCGCCAGGGCCAGGACATGCACACCATCGGCTTCGCCGTGTACGAG gtTCCTGACGAG ttCCGGGGTTGCCAGAGTGTTCACCTGAAGAAGGACTTCTTCCTGAAGCACTCCTCGTGCGCGCGCTCCGAGACCTTCATCAACCTGCGGGAGGTGAGCGCCCGGCTGCGCCTCCCCCCCGGGGAGTACATCGTCGTCCCCTCCACCTTCGAGCCCAGCAAGGAGGCCGACTTCGTCCTCCGCGTCTTCACAGAGAAGCAGTCCGAGACCGA AGAGTTGGATGATGATGTCACGGCTGATTTGGAAGACCAG gagGAAATCTCAGAAGACGATGTTGACGAATCTTTCAAGGTCATGTTTAGGCAGCTCGCCGGTGAG GACATGGAAATCTCTGTCTTCGAGCTCAGAACCATCCTGAACAGAGTGGTGACCAAAC acaAGGACTTAAAGACAGACGGATTCAGCATGGAGTCCTGCAGAAGCATGATTACCCTCTTGGAC AAAGATTGCAGCGCCCGATTGGGCATCGTGGAGTTCCAGATTCTGTGGAACAAGATCCgaaagtggctg GGAATATTCCGGCAGTTTGACCTTGACAAGTCAGGCGCCATGAGCTCCTATGAGATGCGCCTTGCCTTGGAGTCCGCAG GCTTCAAGCTGAACAACAAGCTGATCCAGGTCATGGTGGCAAGATATGCAGAGAACGAGACCATAGACTTTGACAACTTTGTCTGCTGTGTGGTCAAGCTTGAGTCCATGTTTA GGGCTTTCAAGGAACTGGACAAAGATGGGACAGGCGTGGCTGAAATGAACATTACCGAG TGGCTGTACATGACCATGTGCGGCTGA